The following proteins are encoded in a genomic region of Streptomyces lunaelactis:
- a CDS encoding PIN domain-containing protein codes for MAFIVVYDACVLYPSTLRDLLIRIAQAGLVQAKWTDRILDEVFRNLQANRPELDPTKLARTRELMMRAVRDCLVKDYEPLEAVLELPDADDRHVLAAAVKSRAQLIVTNNLKDFPQETLTAWNVEAVSADDFVLAQIDLDRQQVFAAVQQIADSWRKPPGAASDVLDRLERDGRRVGRRSPGRLMARAPGAHAEAPPPSSGRCFHVTQKAKAPGHGE; via the coding sequence GTGGCGTTCATCGTCGTCTACGACGCCTGCGTTCTGTACCCGAGCACACTGCGCGACCTGCTGATCCGGATAGCCCAGGCCGGACTCGTTCAGGCGAAGTGGACTGATCGGATCCTGGACGAAGTGTTCCGGAATCTCCAGGCCAACAGACCTGAGCTTGATCCAACGAAACTGGCCCGCACACGGGAGTTGATGATGCGCGCCGTCCGGGACTGCCTCGTCAAGGACTACGAGCCCCTGGAGGCGGTGCTGGAACTGCCAGACGCTGACGACCGCCACGTGCTCGCTGCCGCCGTCAAGTCCCGGGCTCAACTCATCGTCACCAACAACCTCAAGGACTTTCCCCAAGAGACCCTCACAGCGTGGAACGTCGAAGCTGTTAGCGCAGACGACTTCGTCTTGGCCCAGATCGACCTGGATCGTCAGCAAGTCTTCGCAGCTGTCCAGCAGATCGCCGACTCCTGGCGAAAGCCGCCTGGCGCTGCGAGTGACGTCCTCGATCGGCTTGAGCGAGACGGCCGTAGAGTCGGCCGCCGCTCTCCGGGCCGGCTGATGGCGCGCGCCCCCGGCGCTCACGCAGAAGCACCTCCGCCATCCTCAGGAAGGTGCTTCCACGTGACCCAAAAAGCAAAAGCCCCAGGTCACGGCGAGTGA
- a CDS encoding helix-turn-helix domain-containing protein, which produces MELLATVLSHMAAGRTVSIVPEHAELTTQQAADMLNVSRPFLIGLLEAGEIDYRKVGTHRRIKAQSLIEYQRQDDQKRRAAADELTALNQEMGLI; this is translated from the coding sequence GTGGAGCTCCTGGCGACAGTCCTGAGTCACATGGCAGCAGGTCGCACCGTCTCCATCGTTCCCGAGCACGCGGAGCTGACCACACAGCAGGCCGCCGACATGCTGAACGTGTCGCGGCCGTTCCTGATCGGGTTGCTGGAGGCCGGTGAGATCGACTACCGGAAGGTCGGCACACACCGCCGGATCAAGGCGCAGTCGCTGATTGAGTACCAGCGCCAGGACGATCAGAAGCGCCGGGCGGCTGCAGACGAACTCACGGCCCTGAACCAGGAAATGGGGCTGATCTGA
- a CDS encoding ArsI/CadI family heavy metal resistance metalloenzyme, giving the protein MSRVQLALRVPDLAASIAFYTRLFGTEPAKLRDGYANFAIAEPPLKLVLVEGTAGDDTRMDHLGVEVDSTEAVVAATARLADAGLATDVESDTTCCYALQDKVWVHGPGQEPWEVYVVKADADSLSKQQGSTCCSSPAGAETGANEPVAASDCC; this is encoded by the coding sequence ATGTCCCGCGTACAGCTCGCCCTCCGCGTCCCCGACCTCGCCGCGTCCATCGCCTTCTACACCAGGCTCTTCGGCACCGAGCCCGCCAAACTCCGCGACGGCTACGCCAACTTCGCCATCGCGGAACCCCCGCTCAAGCTCGTCCTCGTCGAAGGCACCGCAGGCGACGACACCCGTATGGACCACCTGGGCGTCGAGGTCGACTCCACCGAAGCCGTCGTCGCGGCCACGGCCCGGCTGGCCGACGCGGGCCTGGCCACCGACGTGGAGAGCGACACCACCTGCTGCTACGCCCTCCAGGACAAGGTCTGGGTCCACGGCCCCGGTCAGGAGCCCTGGGAGGTGTACGTCGTCAAGGCCGACGCCGACAGCCTGTCCAAGCAGCAAGGCAGCACCTGCTGTTCCAGCCCGGCCGGGGCCGAGACCGGCGCGAACGAACCGGTCGCCGCGAGCGACTGCTGCTGA
- a CDS encoding NAD(P)-binding domain-containing protein: protein MTASIETLPVVVIGAGPAGLAAAAHLVDRDLEPLVLEAGPVAGSAVREWSHVRLFSTWGEVVDPAAEKLLAPTGWVKPDADTYPSGGDWAELYLQPLADVLGERVRYGAQVTGVSRTGRDRIVDADREARPFVVHYTVADGREARVFARSVIDASGTWSTPSPAGGSGLAALGETSAADHVTYRVPDLKDPAVRARYAGKRTAVIGSGASAFTALAYLADLAMDEEGTHAAWILRRGISGSTFGGGEADQLPARGALGLAAKAAVDGGYADAATGFRTEAIEKTDDGRLVLVGEDGRRLDPVDEVIVLTGFRPDLTFLDELRLGLDERLQAPVELAPLIDPNQHSCGTVYPHGVNELSHPEKDVYLVGMKSYGRAPTFLAMTGYEQVRSIAAALAGDHEAAERVELTLPETGVCGGAGLFDEPENAEQSGGGCCAAPTTLQIDIGTPVSAGGC from the coding sequence GTGACCGCATCCATCGAGACCCTGCCCGTCGTCGTCATCGGGGCCGGACCCGCCGGACTCGCGGCCGCCGCCCACCTCGTCGACCGCGACCTGGAACCGCTGGTCCTGGAGGCCGGACCGGTCGCCGGATCCGCGGTGCGCGAGTGGTCGCACGTGCGCCTGTTCTCCACCTGGGGCGAGGTTGTGGACCCGGCAGCGGAGAAGCTCCTGGCCCCCACCGGCTGGGTCAAGCCCGACGCCGACACCTATCCCTCCGGCGGCGACTGGGCTGAGCTTTATCTCCAGCCCCTGGCTGATGTCCTCGGCGAGCGCGTCCGCTACGGCGCCCAGGTCACGGGCGTCTCCCGCACGGGTCGGGACCGGATTGTCGATGCCGATCGCGAGGCCCGGCCCTTCGTCGTCCACTACACCGTGGCCGACGGCCGCGAGGCCCGTGTCTTCGCCCGCTCGGTCATCGACGCCTCCGGCACCTGGTCCACCCCCAGCCCGGCGGGCGGCAGCGGACTGGCCGCGCTCGGTGAGACGAGCGCGGCCGACCACGTCACCTACCGAGTGCCCGACCTCAAGGACCCGGCCGTCCGCGCGCGCTACGCCGGCAAGCGCACCGCCGTAATCGGCTCTGGAGCCTCTGCCTTTACCGCCCTCGCGTACCTCGCCGACCTGGCGATGGACGAGGAGGGCACCCACGCGGCCTGGATCCTGCGTCGGGGGATCAGCGGTTCCACCTTCGGCGGCGGCGAAGCCGACCAGCTTCCCGCCCGCGGTGCCCTCGGCCTCGCCGCCAAGGCCGCCGTCGACGGCGGCTACGCGGACGCGGCCACCGGCTTCCGCACCGAGGCCATCGAGAAGACCGACGACGGCCGCCTGGTCCTCGTCGGCGAGGACGGCCGCCGCCTGGACCCGGTCGACGAGGTCATTGTCCTCACCGGCTTCCGCCCCGACCTCACCTTCCTGGACGAGCTCCGCCTCGGCCTCGACGAGCGCCTCCAGGCCCCCGTCGAGCTGGCCCCGCTGATCGACCCCAACCAGCACTCCTGCGGCACCGTCTATCCGCATGGCGTGAACGAGCTCTCCCACCCGGAGAAGGACGTCTACCTCGTCGGCATGAAGTCCTACGGCCGCGCCCCGACCTTCCTCGCCATGACCGGCTACGAGCAGGTCCGCTCCATCGCCGCCGCCCTCGCCGGCGACCACGAGGCCGCCGAGCGCGTCGAACTCACCCTCCCCGAGACCGGAGTCTGCGGCGGCGCGGGCCTCTTCGACGAGCCGGAGAACGCGGAGCAGTCCGGCGGAGGCTGCTGCGCCGCCCCCACCACCCTCCAGATCGACATCGGCACCCCGGTCTCCGCCGGCGGCTGCTGA
- a CDS encoding ArsR/SmtB family transcription factor, translating into MSAVKTALPLLEPEAAVAPCCPPLTERPLTAEEAERSALMFKALGDPVRLRLFSLVASHEGGEACVCDISDVGVSQPTVSHHLKKLKEAGLLSSERRGTWVYYRVEPSVLAAMAQLLTRAGAA; encoded by the coding sequence ATGTCCGCTGTGAAGACCGCCCTGCCTCTACTGGAGCCCGAGGCCGCCGTGGCGCCGTGCTGCCCGCCCCTGACCGAACGGCCTCTGACAGCAGAGGAGGCCGAGCGCAGCGCCCTGATGTTCAAGGCACTCGGAGATCCGGTCCGGCTGCGCCTCTTCTCGCTGGTGGCCTCTCACGAGGGCGGCGAGGCGTGCGTGTGCGACATCTCCGATGTGGGCGTCTCCCAGCCGACCGTCTCCCACCACCTGAAGAAGCTCAAGGAAGCGGGGCTGCTCAGCTCCGAGCGCCGGGGAACCTGGGTGTACTACCGCGTGGAGCCGTCGGTCCTCGCCGCCATGGCACAGCTCCTGACCCGCGCGGGTGCCGCGTGA
- a CDS encoding GNAT family N-acetyltransferase — MIAPLTEAHANEVLTIYQAGIAEGNATFETTAPQWAEFDAAKLPEHRFVALDEDGKVLGWVAATRVSDRCAYAGVVEHSVYVHPGARGRGVARSLLGALIASTEAAGIWTIQSGIFPENAASLAVHARAGFRVIGTRESIGRHHGAWRDVVLLERRSPAIS; from the coding sequence GTGATCGCACCGCTGACCGAGGCGCACGCGAACGAGGTACTGACGATCTACCAGGCCGGGATCGCCGAGGGGAACGCCACCTTCGAGACCACGGCGCCGCAGTGGGCGGAGTTCGACGCCGCAAAGCTGCCCGAGCACCGCTTCGTCGCACTGGACGAGGACGGCAAGGTCCTCGGCTGGGTCGCCGCCACCAGGGTCTCCGACCGCTGCGCGTACGCGGGCGTGGTCGAGCACTCCGTGTACGTCCACCCGGGCGCCCGAGGACGAGGCGTCGCCCGCTCGCTGCTCGGTGCGTTGATCGCGTCGACCGAGGCGGCCGGCATTTGGACGATACAGTCCGGGATCTTCCCCGAGAACGCCGCCAGTCTCGCCGTGCATGCGCGGGCCGGCTTCCGGGTCATCGGCACCCGCGAAAGCATCGGCCGTCACCACGGCGCGTGGCGGGACGTGGTGCTGCTGGAACGCCGCAGCCCGGCGATCAGCTGA
- a CDS encoding DinB family protein — protein MTSADPMDRQAVHNEYERTRQTFHRLLDAASKDDLARPTCGTKWTNEQLLWHMLFGYMVVRALLILVRVFGRLPRWVGKMFAQVLNAATPPFDLVNYLGPCGAVKVYGPRRMGAKFDRVIGSLQRHLTAESEADLARGMHYPVRWDPFFKDCMTLADIYRYPTQHFDFHHRQLTLGGNESPVS, from the coding sequence ATGACGAGCGCAGACCCGATGGACCGGCAGGCCGTGCACAACGAATACGAGCGCACCCGCCAGACCTTTCACCGACTCCTCGACGCTGCTTCGAAGGACGACCTGGCCCGGCCCACCTGCGGCACCAAGTGGACCAACGAGCAACTGCTGTGGCACATGCTCTTCGGCTACATGGTCGTCCGGGCGCTGCTCATCCTGGTACGCGTCTTCGGGCGGCTGCCCCGCTGGGTGGGCAAGATGTTCGCGCAGGTACTGAACGCGGCCACGCCACCGTTCGACCTGGTCAACTACCTAGGGCCGTGCGGAGCGGTGAAGGTCTACGGGCCGCGCCGGATGGGTGCCAAGTTCGACCGCGTCATCGGCTCCCTGCAACGCCACCTGACCGCGGAATCCGAAGCCGACCTCGCACGCGGCATGCACTACCCCGTCCGCTGGGACCCCTTCTTCAAGGACTGCATGACCCTCGCGGACATCTACCGCTACCCGACCCAGCACTTCGACTTCCACCACCGCCAGCTCACCCTCGGCGGCAACGAGAGCCCAGTCAGCTGA
- a CDS encoding CapA family protein: MGGDLVTLFLAGDVMLGRGVDQILPHPGDPKLPESYIKDARAYVELAEAANGMIPLPVDFPWPWGDALDVLAAAAPDARILNLETAVTQNDEIAPGKEIHYRMHPANLPSLAAARPHVCALANNHVLDYGRRGLDETLDALADAGLRSAGAGRDAHEARRPAIVPVVGGRRVLVFSVGMASSGIPGSWAATAQRSGVDFVAEPSDAAAAGIAARLRPAKRPGDIVVVSVHWGSNWGYGVPRDQVRFGHALIDGGADVVHGHSSHQPRPLESYRGKLITHGCGDLINDYEGIGGCEEYRDDLRLLYFVTVDQDDGRFHDVRIAPMRSRRMRLEHATVEDSRWVQDVLGRISRAYGSRVERNPDNTITVRPSQGPQA, encoded by the coding sequence ATGGGCGGTGACCTCGTCACGCTGTTCCTGGCCGGCGATGTGATGCTCGGCCGCGGAGTCGACCAGATCCTTCCGCACCCCGGCGATCCGAAGCTGCCGGAGTCGTACATCAAGGACGCCCGAGCCTATGTGGAGCTGGCCGAGGCGGCGAACGGCATGATTCCCCTTCCGGTCGACTTCCCCTGGCCCTGGGGCGACGCGCTGGACGTGCTCGCCGCGGCGGCGCCCGACGCCCGGATCCTCAACCTGGAGACCGCCGTCACGCAGAACGACGAGATCGCGCCCGGCAAAGAGATCCATTACCGGATGCACCCGGCCAACCTGCCCAGTCTGGCCGCCGCCCGTCCGCACGTCTGTGCCCTGGCCAACAACCATGTGCTGGACTACGGCCGCCGCGGGCTGGACGAGACCCTCGACGCCCTGGCGGACGCGGGTCTTCGCTCGGCAGGGGCGGGGCGGGACGCCCACGAGGCCCGGCGTCCCGCGATCGTCCCTGTCGTGGGCGGTCGGCGCGTCCTGGTCTTCTCCGTGGGGATGGCCTCCAGCGGCATACCCGGCAGCTGGGCCGCCACGGCACAGCGCAGTGGGGTCGACTTCGTCGCCGAGCCGTCGGACGCCGCCGCGGCCGGGATCGCTGCCCGGCTGCGTCCGGCCAAGCGGCCGGGCGACATCGTGGTCGTCTCGGTCCACTGGGGCTCCAACTGGGGCTACGGCGTCCCGCGTGACCAGGTCCGCTTCGGCCATGCGCTCATCGACGGCGGCGCGGACGTTGTGCACGGGCACTCCTCGCACCAGCCGCGACCGTTGGAGTCGTACCGGGGAAAGCTCATCACCCACGGCTGCGGCGACCTGATCAACGACTACGAGGGCATCGGCGGCTGCGAGGAGTACCGGGACGATCTCCGGCTGCTGTACTTCGTCACCGTGGACCAGGACGACGGCAGGTTCCATGACGTGCGCATCGCCCCGATGCGGTCCCGGCGGATGCGGCTGGAGCACGCGACGGTCGAGGACTCGCGGTGGGTGCAGGACGTTCTGGGCCGGATCAGCCGGGCCTACGGCTCACGCGTCGAACGGAACCCGGACAACACCATCACCGTCCGGCCGTCCCAGGGGCCGCAGGCGTGA
- a CDS encoding phosphoribosyltransferase family protein, with the protein MYFTDRTDAGRRLAARLNHLKGQDLVVVGLPRGGVPVAAQIAEALGAPLDVCLVRKLGVPFQPELAMGAIGEEGVRVVNEPVVRGMGVTDRDLAAVEEHERGVLEQRARRYRGERQPARYEGRTVLVVDDGLATGSTALAACRIARARGASRIVLAVPVAPHDWSARLGGEADEGVCLHTPRQFHAIGEFYADFGQTSDEEVIACLAHNRAAHATSDAPPAAGSASPEHDSLPYDRSVRIPAGGAALDGRLTVPRGAPGVVLFAHGSGSSRKSPRNRFVATGLNRAGLGTLLFDLLTEAEAVNRDNVFDTALLARRLTEATEWLREQPDTQGMEFGYFGASTGAAAALWAAAEPAADVTAVVSRGGRPDLAGPRLPEVKAPTLLIVGGRDHLVLDLNRQAAARLSCEHQLAIVPGATHLFEEPGTLESVTELATDWFSRHLA; encoded by the coding sequence ATGTACTTCACAGACCGAACCGACGCGGGCCGGCGACTCGCCGCCCGGCTGAACCACCTCAAGGGCCAAGACCTGGTGGTCGTGGGACTTCCCCGCGGCGGCGTCCCGGTCGCTGCACAGATCGCAGAGGCCCTGGGCGCTCCGCTCGACGTCTGCCTCGTACGCAAGCTGGGGGTGCCCTTCCAGCCGGAACTGGCCATGGGCGCCATCGGCGAGGAAGGCGTGCGCGTCGTCAATGAACCGGTGGTGCGGGGCATGGGTGTGACGGACCGTGATCTGGCGGCGGTGGAGGAACACGAGCGCGGCGTCCTGGAGCAGCGCGCCCGCCGCTATCGGGGCGAGCGGCAGCCGGCCCGGTACGAGGGACGCACGGTTCTGGTGGTGGACGACGGTCTGGCGACCGGCTCCACGGCACTGGCGGCCTGCCGGATTGCGCGCGCCCGCGGCGCGTCGCGGATCGTGCTGGCAGTTCCCGTGGCGCCGCACGACTGGTCGGCCCGCCTCGGAGGCGAGGCGGACGAAGGCGTCTGTCTGCACACCCCCCGGCAGTTCCACGCGATCGGTGAGTTCTACGCGGACTTCGGGCAGACGAGCGACGAGGAGGTCATCGCCTGCCTGGCGCACAACCGCGCGGCGCACGCCACGTCCGACGCGCCGCCGGCCGCGGGCAGCGCCTCCCCGGAGCACGATTCCCTGCCCTATGACAGGTCGGTCCGGATACCGGCCGGAGGCGCCGCGCTCGACGGGCGGCTCACGGTGCCCCGCGGTGCCCCCGGGGTCGTCCTCTTCGCCCACGGCAGCGGCAGCAGCAGGAAGAGCCCGCGCAACCGCTTCGTCGCCACCGGGCTGAACCGCGCCGGTCTGGGCACCCTTCTGTTCGATCTGCTCACCGAGGCCGAGGCGGTGAACCGGGACAACGTGTTCGACACGGCGCTGCTCGCCCGCCGCCTGACCGAGGCGACCGAATGGCTGCGTGAGCAGCCCGACACCCAGGGCATGGAGTTCGGCTACTTCGGTGCCAGCACAGGCGCCGCCGCCGCGCTGTGGGCCGCGGCGGAGCCCGCCGCGGACGTCACGGCAGTCGTCTCCCGCGGAGGCAGGCCGGACCTGGCCGGCCCCAGGCTGCCGGAGGTGAAGGCTCCGACGCTGCTCATCGTCGGGGGCCGCGACCACCTGGTGCTGGACCTCAACCGGCAGGCCGCGGCGCGCCTGAGCTGCGAGCATCAGCTGGCCATCGTCCCCGGTGCCACTCATCTCTTCGAGGAACCCGGCACCCTGGAATCGGTCACCGAGCTGGCCACGGACTGGTTCAGCAGGCACCTGGCCTGA
- a CDS encoding SNF2 helicase-associated domain-containing protein: MLARRFCDAVADTLVRTPAVPLAVGAVPYAWREVRPVPGLWEWAEEIEAALAADVTVSMRVDPPEGRRRQFRAVLHDPAVVVEAARMCDDPAGTERLLGPRAETEMLLALRHGARVWEPLGGILQNAAPDQLRLTDDEAFGLLGDATDALSGAGIVVHWPRDLAKALTAQAVVGGPAAPGSTVSGLLDADTLLDFQWRVLLGDEELTDAGRTWHGLCRPVRSELVRPPELYGGGDDRVDALVQQGLQHGEGIASLRRVAHVRGLFQGATRLCPLRMVLSNGCTKRERAGGQPGFPAAPDEVAPRSGQVIGSRLVRPDSGSAVSPCHRGGARLHGR, from the coding sequence GTGCTGGCCCGGCGGTTCTGCGATGCCGTGGCGGACACCCTGGTGCGTACGCCGGCCGTTCCGCTGGCCGTCGGCGCGGTGCCGTATGCCTGGCGTGAGGTGCGGCCGGTGCCGGGGCTGTGGGAGTGGGCCGAGGAGATCGAGGCGGCGCTGGCCGCCGATGTCACCGTCTCGATGCGGGTCGATCCGCCGGAGGGCCGGCGCAGGCAGTTCAGGGCCGTGCTTCACGATCCGGCCGTGGTCGTCGAGGCCGCCCGGATGTGCGACGACCCGGCCGGTACCGAACGGCTCCTCGGACCGCGCGCCGAGACGGAGATGCTGCTCGCCCTGCGGCATGGAGCACGCGTCTGGGAACCACTCGGCGGCATCCTCCAGAACGCCGCTCCCGACCAGCTGCGCCTGACCGACGACGAGGCCTTCGGCCTGCTGGGGGATGCCACCGACGCGCTGAGTGGCGCGGGCATCGTGGTCCACTGGCCGCGCGACCTGGCCAAGGCGCTCACCGCCCAGGCCGTCGTCGGCGGGCCTGCCGCGCCCGGCTCCACGGTCTCTGGGCTACTGGACGCCGATACGCTGCTCGACTTCCAGTGGCGGGTCTTGCTCGGCGACGAGGAGCTCACCGACGCGGGACGTACTTGGCACGGGCTGTGCCGGCCGGTGCGATCCGAGCTGGTGCGTCCGCCGGAGTTGTACGGGGGCGGTGATGACCGCGTTGATGCTCTCGTCCAGCAAGGACTTCAGCACGGTGAGGGCATCGCATCGCTGCGGCGTGTAGCTCATGTGCGGGGCCTCTTTCAGGGCGCGACGCGGCTCTGCCCGCTCCGAATGGTGCTCAGCAACGGCTGTACGAAGCGGGAGCGTGCCGGAGGTCAGCCGGGGTTTCCGGCCGCACCTGACGAGGTTGCGCCACGCTCCGGGCAGGTGATCGGCAGTCGTTTGGTGCGGCCGGATTCCGGGTCTGCTGTCTCGCCCTGTCACCGCGGCGGAGCCAGGCTCCACGGCCGCTGA
- a CDS encoding FBP domain-containing protein: MTQDEIRRSLVNMSRSRSKALTIPVLDEVEWDDLDFFSWADGRDLSRAYLVVQRADQLVGVELRATRRTTDFRRKSICGLCFTTHPVGGTALFSSLKGGKEGRLGNSVGLYMCRNLACSLYARRKIAAPMGQMDETLDLDDRIGRIRKNLAGFLAKVLQ, from the coding sequence GTGACGCAGGACGAGATACGCCGCTCGCTCGTCAACATGTCGAGGAGCCGTTCCAAGGCGCTCACCATCCCGGTCCTCGACGAGGTGGAGTGGGACGACCTCGACTTCTTCTCGTGGGCGGACGGCCGGGACCTCAGCCGCGCCTATCTCGTGGTCCAGCGGGCGGACCAGCTGGTGGGCGTGGAGCTGCGGGCCACCCGCCGCACCACGGACTTCCGCCGGAAGTCGATCTGCGGGCTCTGCTTCACCACCCATCCGGTCGGTGGCACAGCGCTCTTTTCCTCACTCAAGGGCGGCAAAGAAGGGCGGCTCGGCAACTCCGTGGGGCTCTACATGTGCCGGAACCTGGCCTGCTCCCTCTACGCGCGGCGGAAGATCGCGGCGCCTATGGGGCAGATGGACGAGACGCTCGACCTGGACGACCGGATCGGGCGGATCAGGAAGAATCTGGCGGGCTTCCTCGCGAAGGTCCTCCAGTGA